aaaaagttTACAGATATGGTGACCAGTGGTCATAATGTCTTCTATACAGATGAGTTCACCAGTATATTTAGAACTTCCCAGAATTATTAAGCACTGCATATTGATTATATAGCCCATACGAGGCACGGCATAGCATCATAGGTGTTTAACTTGCTAGCTGGTACTACACCTTTGTAATGGTGTTCATAACACCTCTTTTTTTTACCTTACAAACTGCCATATTGTTTGTACTCCAATCCACGATTATAACATAAGCTATTCAAAACTAACTGATATTACACGTTGTGTTACGTGTAGGCTTACCACAAGTCTGTAAGACCCTCAACTGGTGACCATGTTTACTACAAGTCTGTAAGACCCTCAACTGGTGACCATGTTTACCACAAGTCTGTAAGACACTCATCTGGTGACCATGTTTACCACAAGTCTGTAAGACACTCATCTGGTGACCATGTTTACCACAAGTCTGTAAGACCCTCAACTGGTGACCATGTTTACCACAAGCCTGTAAGACCCTCAACTGGTGACCATGTTTACCACAAGTCTGTAAGACACTCATCTGGTGACCATGTGTAACACAAGTCTGTAAGACCCTCAACTGGTGACCATGTTTACCACAAGTCTGTAAGACACTCATCTGGTGACCATGTTTACCACAAGTCTGTAAGACACTCATCTGGTGACCATGTGTAACACAAGTCTGTAAGACCCTCAACTGGTGACCATGTTTACCACAAGTTTGTAAGACACTCATCTGGTGACCATGTTTACCACAAGTCTGTAAGACCCTTAACTGGTGACCGTGTGTAACACAAGTCTGTAAGACCCTCAACTGGTGACCATGTTTACCACAAGTCTGTAAGACACTCATCTGGTGACCATGTTTACCACAAGTCTCTAAGACACTCAACTGGTGACCATGTTTACATTAACTATTAACAGTTACTCTGATATTCAACACATCTGTTGTGAACCTGTTTGGCTCCACAGATCACAGATACTAACACCAATACTGGTTTTATTTGTTGACCTTTGccgggtttgttttttttttccagtaggAGGAGATAGGTATTAAAAGCAAAGCCTGTGTGGTTAACATGTTAAAGATTTTGGTTAATGTGTTAacagagtttgttttttattctttttgtttcattttatcattCTGTAATTTACTATAAGGTCTCGAAATCGATTCCTCAGGTTTCAATTTCGAAAATTCATGTTTCGGTCTTGCTCACGAACACTGAGGTCTCAACTACTACAATGCtgttagtaaaaatataaacaaatatataaaagtcaCGGTAGATAAGCTTCATAGACTGAGCTCTCTAGTCTACTGTTTCTAAATTAGAAACAACTAGTGCATATACCAATAGCATATATTTTTACAagtgttcaaaacaaacaagtttatttattttgttctgtcaTCAATATTAGTTCACTATTGATATCTTTTAAGTTATTTCTTAAGCCTACCATCCAGGTTCTATCATAAATTTGACTTCACTATTGACACTTCTCGAGTCGTTCCTTAACTCTAACATCCAAATTATATCACCAATGTTTGTTCACTATTAACATTTCTCAAATTGTTTCTTAAGCCTACCATTCATGTTCTACCATCAATTTAATTTCACTATTGACACTTTTTGAGTTGTTCCTTAGCCTTATCCACCAGATTCTGTCGTCAATTTTACTTCGCAATTAATATTATCCTCAAGTCGTTCCTTAACCCTATCTGTCTGATTCTATCATCAATTGtacttcattattaatatttctgaagTTGTACCTTAACCCTATCCGTCTGGTTCTCTCATGAATTTTACTACACTAGAGATGTTTCTCAAGTCGTTTTTTAACCCTACCTTATAGGATCTGTCATCACTTTTACACCATTAATGACAATTGAGGATCTATAATTTAATAGCATTGTCTTGGTTCCATAATCAGTGTTATTTAGcaggtgtagtggttatcacatccgccttACATACGAAAGGTCTCAGGTTGGATCCctgtcaatttattttatttaaaaagctaTTTTTCATTGGTATCTTTAttccttttataacaaatattccaGGACATTTCAATCAAAATGTGACCTATCATTTAGAATATTTAACAACAGGCTTAAAAAGAACCGCCgcgtttatttgttaaatatcagTTTGGCGATTCATTTCCACAAATGCGAtacaattaaaactttattttaattctaatggTTACGTGTGTTAATACTGTAGTCAGGAAATTATTCACTTTCATAAAGTTTCGAGCTTTCTCTGTGTTAGTATTTGGGTAATTATGTGGAATCCCTGTAGGGTCAGGTAccctagacctcttcctccatcctgTACTTTGATGGTGTCTATACTTAgtctatacataatttttatacccaggagggtcaggtacaccaaGGCTTCTTTCTCCTTTCCTTACATTGTTGAAATTGACTGGTTAGTATGGAGTAATATCTACTTTagactggtccttttcaggacacctgttcatttatatttttctttttattaagtcTATTACGTTGGTGGCTGTTTTaatttagcactattttattaattattattatttaaatttgattttatcagatgTTCATATAAAGTGTCActgattgatttgtttgttttgaattttgcgcaaagctactcgagagctatctgcgctagccgtcactaatttagcagtgtaagactagaaggaagacagctagtcatcaccacccactgccaactcttgggctactcttttaccaacgaatagtgggattgaccgtcacattacaacgcacccacggctataagggcgagcatgtttggcgcgaccgggattcgaacctgcaaccctcggattacgagtcgaacgccttaacacgcttggccatgttgggcctttACTGATTGAATATCTAACAAGAAACAGAAAGAATGAAACCCACCAGGACGCGCTTTCCTCAACGATTCACTTTTTTAAACATTGATAAGTTGTCTCCACACGAGTCGATTTTCTATAAGTCACTGTACGGTTAATAGCACTTCGCTTCGACTGctaatattaactgtaattatcatattttaataaaagctttactttattaattttgctTCGGGAAAGATGATGGAAACTTAGGTttgattcattaaaattaatatagtacAATCAGTGCATTATACATCCTGAACTCACGTCTGGCTTTTAGGTGAAGACAGGTctgtatattaaaacattctagttagaaattaatttaagaaATCCAGTTTTTCTAACGGAACTTTTGAATGTAGAAGAGATGACTTTCGAGGAATCAGATATTGTTTCATCCACTTCCCCAAAGCGTTAAAACGAGACCCATTACCACAACGGATCGGAAATTGTTGTTGAAATACGACAAGGAAAAGAATGCTGACATTAAAACTGCGGAAACGGAAAAGACACTAGGATTATCTGACGAACATATATATTCCTACATCtaacaatataatacatattatggCATCATTCTCAATAAAACAGTCTTTTATCTCcaaatacatttttcatgttCTTGAATAATTAGCAAGTGaaaattatattctatattaAGTTTTGTGTGTGAGTTTAATGTAGAATCCTTTCACGGATACGTAACTACTTTGAACAATGGATAAGAGGAACTTTCTGGGATCAACActatataaacattgaaaaactacaaatcagaaatatttataacgatTAGTTCAAATACGTAATAAAAATTTTGGTTAGAAAAATCGTCACTTTATCCTACAGTAACaatttaaagtgtttataaaacattgtCACACTATTTTTGAGTAAcaagtttaaattgtttttaaaacatcgaTACTCTATCCTTGAGGAAcaagtttaaatttcttataaaatatcgTAACACTATTTTTAAGTAAACAATGGAAATTGTTTATATGACATGGACACTCTATCCTTCAGTAataagtttaaattgtttatgaAACAACGTCACCCTGCCATTCAATAACAATTTTAAGTTCTTTATAAAACATCGATTCCACATCCTTCAATAACAAgcttaaattgtttataaaatttcgAAACTCTGTCCTTCAGTAGcatgtttaaattgtttataaaatttcgAAACTCTGTCCTTCAGTAGcatgtttaaattgtttataaaatttcgAAACTCTGTCCTTCAGTAGcatgtttaaattgtttataaaatttcgAAACTCTGTTCTTCAGTAGcatgtttaaattgtttataaaatgtcaTCACTCTATCATTAAGGAACAAgttctaatttttatataaaacatctaCTCCCCATCCTTCACGAACCaatttaagttgtttataaaaCGTCGTCACTCTCTCCATCAGTAACTAGTTTAAATTGTCCATAAAACATTGTCACTCTATCCTTCAATAACAAGTTTACATTGTTTGTAAAACATCGTCTCTCTATTATTTAGTaacaagttttaattgtttataaaacatcgGCACTCTGTTATTCAGCAaggagtttaatttttttaaaacattgtcactctatatttcagtaatatgtctaaattgtttataaaacatcgGCACTCTGTTATTCAGCAaggagtttaattttttttaaacattgtcactctatatttcagtaatatgtttaaattgtttataaaacatagaCACTCTATCCTTCAGAAATCaacttaaattgtttataaaacatccaCACTTTATCCATCAGTAacatgtttaaattgtttataaaacatccaCACTTTATCCATCAGTAacatgtttaaattgtttataaaacatccaCATTTTATACATCAGTAACATGtctaaattgtttataaaacatccaCACTTTATCCATCAGTAacatgtttaaattgtttataaaacatccaCACTTTATCCATCAGTaacatgtttaaattgtttttgaaacatCGACTCTCTGTCCTTTGGTAataagtttaaattgtttataaaacatcgACTCTCTGTCCTTTGGTAataagtttaaattgtttataaaacatcgACTCTCTGTCCTTTGGTAATAAGTTTAAATTGTTTAGAAAACATCGACTCTCTGTCCTTTGGTAataagtttaaattgtttataaaacatcgACTCTCTGTCCTTTGGTAataagtttaaattgtttataaaacatcgACTCTCTGTCCTTTGGTAataagtttaaattgtttataaaacatcgACTCTCTGTCCTTTGGTAataagtttaaattgtttataaacctCGACTCTCTGTCCTTTGGTAataagtttaaattgtttataaaacatcgACTCTCTGTCCTTTGGTAataagtttaaattgtttataaaacatcgACTCTCTGTCCTTTGGTAataagtttaaattgtttataaacctCGACTCTCTGTCCTTTGGTAataagtttaaattgtttataaaacatcgACTCTCTGTCCTTTGGTAAGAAGATtaagttgtttataaaacatcGTCACTGTGTCTTTCAGTAACATGtttaaattgtatataaaatatcgACACTCTGTCCTTTAGTAAccaatttaaattgtttataaacttcgTCACTTTATCcttcagtaacatatttaaatattgttttgaaaacattgttgttgaattatttttaaaacatcgaTACTCTATCCTTAAGTAAcaagtttaaattgtttttaaaatattcacactcTAGCGTTCACTAACAAATATTCCTTGTTTATAAAAAATCATCACTCTACCTTTTAGTATAAGTTTAACCCTTTTGTAAAACATCGTCACTTTGATTTTCAGTTataagtttaaattgtttataaaacatcgACTCTCTGTCCTTTGGtgacaaattttagttttttatgaaacattttcacCCTGTCTTTCagtaagtagtttaaatattgtgtaaaagAATGTTCGTTTATTCTTCGTCTGCCAGGATTACAGTTTTGGAAAGTTATTTTTAACTCATTGCAAAACGTACACCTAACAACTTATCTTTTATTGAGACCTCGAAGTTTCACCAAGTAATATATttagtgaagaaaaaaatgtgtgttaATTCATTAGTTTACTCTggagtaatattataaatatatcctTTATGTAATGTAACTCTTATTTGCGGAATTAAGGTGTAGCTGAGGTAATGTTTCTGACATACCAATGATACAATTTTAGGTAACTCTATCTCTAAGACCTGGATATTCATGTAATCAGCTTTGACACTTTAAAACATCCTGGTGTAAATTTCGTATTTAAATATCCTTTCTCAACATTAAATGTGAGAGAAGGTGTGATTGAATACTGGGGTGTTACCATTTCCATGCTTATAAAATGATTAGTATAAATAGTTGTTGAATAAATATATCCCCCAATTTAattactaaatgtttgttttccatGTTGTGTGTAGCACTTAGTTGTTCCTGCAAATGGATATCTGAAGTCGACAGATCGTGTTATATCCAACCTAATTATTTGACAATGAAATTACTTAAAGTGTTTGTGATGTGAATAATTATTgattgatatttaattaaaattaaataattaatgagaAGACGTGACGCTGGTATCAGTTGGTCGTATGACAACTGATGCATTTTTGTATGCTTTTTATAAAAAATGCGCGTATATGTATAGAGTCAAAACACTCTGTTAAGGGAAAGCAGTTATAAATATCTTAAGATAACAAAACTTTATTGGTTTCACATTGTACTTTACTTCATGAAATAAATCTAtcaaaaattatactttaagtATCTTTTGCAATTGCAGACATAAGAATgaaggtaaataataataaatattaagtaagaCAAAGATCCAAcataaaacatgatattttactttataattcgTTTGTAGTTAAATATTCTGAATCAAGGACGTTAGGACAATGTCTTAGAgtagaatattgttaaaataacatcccttgtatgaaaacaaaacgaGTTTGAGTagaatagttaaaataacatcccttgtatgaaaacaaaacgagtttgagtagaatattgttaaaataacatcccttgtatgaaaacaaaacgaGTTTGAGTagaatagttaaaataacatcccttgtatgaaaacaaaacgtgtttgagtagaatattgttaaaataacatcccttgtatgaaaacaaaacgtgtttgagtagaatattgttaaaataacatcccttgtatgaaaacaaaacgagtttgagtagaatattgttaaaataacatcccttgtataaaaacaaagcgaggtttaatttattttgtattaatttctgtaatataaatgttaaaatgattaaaatataactTCTTACGTTTAAAAAACGTAAAAACTGCGTAGCAACATTATCAATATATAATGCTTAACTTGCTAAGCCTATTTGCACTCGTTATTATGTAGAATTTGCGAGGCTTATACATTCGTCGGCGTTCTGATATCACGTTGTTAATATCATCCTCTTGTAAAATTAGTGTATGATTATTTTCTATGAGTTACAAACAACTTTGTACGCTTCCCAAATACACAAAAGAGAAGCAGCTAGTTTGGCAAAAAGTGAGTCCACGTTATTCCTGGAATTgccataaatatattattttgaggAAATGATCATTAGCAGTGTAACTCTCACAAACAACAATACCTATTACATTGTTAAGTGTCTGATTTACACTTTATccatcaacatattttatttatacaacaatatttcaaCATAGGTATCAATATTATTTCTAACACTTCATTGAACATATTTCAACTGATAAAATGATGAACTATTTAAATGTACACTGTTAAAACCTGTTGTGaaacatatatttcatatataccCATATTGCAATAGTCCTGTTATATCTGTAAAGTACACTGTAGCGGTACAGTGACGTCAGAAACATCGTAGTGCAATAAACCTTTCGTTCACACTTTAGTGCAATAAATCTCTTATATGGACTGTAGTAGAATAAATCTGTTTTATAGACAGTAGTACAATACATCTGCAATGTAAACCAGAGTACAATACATCTGTTATATGgaccttttttaaaatttcgaaaAACATAGCATTAAAAGTTTATACAGATATAATTCATAATTTCAGGCGTACAATAGAACACGAGGATTCAAGCCACGTGTGATGTAGTTGTGAAATGTTTCCGGACTTTGTTTTAAACATTGCCTTCTCTGAATATCTTCTAGAATTAATATTCGATGTAATTGTAGCTGTTCAATAGGAACCTAAGATATTAAAAGCATTATGAAATCACACTATAATTTGATAAAGTGTTATCAGAAGTGTGTGTCTGAAGAGTTACTTCTTTACtctaattaaatatgtataagaaaaatagccataaaatataacattgcagtttattttgaaacaacCTTTTCAAGCACCAAGTTTGGAATTCACaaaacgaaaaacaacaacaatatatttaaaaagtaaaacataggaTAGCTTTATAACAGGGAGCATTTGACAAAAGTTAATtcgatatttatttgttatatgtataaattgAGGAATACGAAGTTATCTCAAATACAGTAAGTTTCTCTTGTTTCTCCTACGTCACAAACTAGAAGACGTGtgagttttgtttaataatgGTGATCATCAGTTTTTCCAGAAGAGACAACGTTTACAGTTCCTGGAAAATCATAAGCAAGCTTGTGTTCAGGTGATCTGTAAGTGATGTACGGCCCTTGGTGACTCGGAAGCAAATTATCATCTACGTCTCCGATAATAAAGACCCTTCCAAATGAGCCACCAATGGGAATAACTGGACGACTAAGAGTAAAGTCTGAATCGAGATGACCACCAACCAAACCACCTGCTGAACCACCACCAACAGTAAAACCTCCAGTTGAACCACCACCAACGGCAAATCCTCCAGCTGAAACACCAGCAGCATGACGGCCACCAACAACAAAACTTCCAGCTGAACCACCAGCAGCATGACGGCCACCAACAACAAAACCTCCAGCTGAACCACCAGCAGCATGACGGCCACCAACAGCAAAGCCTCCAGCTGAACCACCACCAGCATGACGGCCACCAACAGCAAAGCCTCCAGCTGAACCACCAGCAGCGTGACGACCACCAACAGCAAATCGTTTTGTTGAACTACCACCAACAGCGTGACCACCACCTACAGCAAAACCTCCTGCTGAACCACCAGCAGCGTGACGACCACCAACAGCAAAACCTCCTGCTGAACCACCAACAGCGTGACGACCACCAACAGCAATACCTCCAGCTGAACCAACACTAGCGTGAAGACCACCAACAGCAAAACCTCCAGCTGAACCAGCACCAACTTGACGACCACCAACAAAACCTCCTGCTGAACCACCAAGAACGTGACGACCACCAACAAAACCTCCTGCTGAACTACCAACAGCGTGACGACTACCAACAGCAAAACCTCCTGCTGAACCATCAGCAGCATGACGACCACCAACAGCAATACCTCCAGCTGAACCAACACTAGCGTGAAGACCACCAACAGCAAAACCTCCTACTGAACTACCACCAACTTGACGACCACCAACAAAACCTTCTGCTGAACCACCAAGAACGTGACGACCACCAACAAAACCTCCTGCTGAACTACCAACAGCGTGACGACTACCAACAGCAAAACCTCCTGCTGAACCATCAGCAGCATGACGACCACCAACATCAAAACCTCCAGCTGAACCAGCACCAGCGTGTCGACCACCAACAGCAATACCTCCAGCTGAACCACCAAGAGCGTGACGACCACCAACAGCAAAACCTCCTGCTGAACTACCAACAGCGTGACGACTACCAACAAAACCTCCTAGTGAACCACCACCAACGTGACGACCACCAATAAAACCTCTTGCTGAGCCACCAACGGTGTGATGAccatctgtgtagtaactacctAGACTACCGCCAGCAAAACTAGAGACACCTATCGTAGGATATCCACCGCCATAAAGACCAGTTACGCTTGGAACAGGGTGCAGAAGAGAAGGGGCTAGGGTTTGTTGTACAATAGTGTCTGGGGGATCTTCACTGTGGATATTCACATCTGCAGGATTCTGATTGGCCGTTCCAGGTTCGTTAGTGTCAACATCAGCACTGAAACCACCTGCATCAGCACGGTATTGCACGTGTCGGTAAACCCCGTTGGGATCAGTATAACCATAATATCCTGTCACAGTGCCTGATCCGTCACTATTTTCCTGACGATCCAATGTTGTCCCGAATCCATCTGAGACCTTATAACCGAAGTCGTAAGGCTTGAATGATTCCTAAATAAATGAATTACAACAAGTGACAAGATACCACAAGCAAGATGTTATATTcacgttattttaaaattttgttttcactctaTTCAGCACATGCTATCTACGTATGATCaacagaaaatacaataaaaaaacacagatTTGGGCAATTCTCAGAAACAAGTTGAAGTATAACAAAAGAAGTGAACTTATGGACATTAAAGGAATAATTcctgaaaaataatgtttttttaatggtAAATGATCTTATGAAATATGTTTCAAGTGTTACACTCACTTCGTAACGAATAGGATCCTGATGTATGAATCCAGCTTGACAGGAAGCTATACTAAACACAAGAATCAaaacctgaaataaaaaatatactatcAAAGAatatactgtatttatttaaacactaaTAATAACAACTGTACCAGGTTATAGTACCTATATCGTAAGTTCTATACCAGGTTATACTACCTATACCGTAAGTTCTATACCAGGTTATAGTACCTATACTGTCAGTTCTATACCAGGTTATAGTACCAAAACCATCAGTTCTATACCAGGTTATAGTACCTATACCATCAGTTCTATACCAGGTTATAGTACCTGTACTGTCAGTTCTATACCAGGTTATAGTACCTGTACTGTCAGTTCTATACCAGATTATAGTACCTATACAGTCAGTTCTATACCAGGTGAAAGTACCTATACCATCAGTTATATACCAGATTATAGTACTTATACAGTCAGTTCTATACCAGGTTATAGTACCTATACCATCAGTTCTATACCAGGTTATAGTACCTATACCATCAGTTCTATACCAGGTTATAGTACCTATACCGTCAGTTCTACATCAGATTATAGTACCTATACTCTCAGTTCTATACCAGGTTATATTACCTATACTCTCAGCTCTATACCAGATTATAGTACCTATACCATCAGTTCTATACCAGGTTATAGTACCTATACCATCAGTTCTATACCAGGTTACAGCACCTATACCATCAGTTTTATACCAGGTTATAATACCTATACCATCAGTTCTATACCAAATTATAGTACCTATACCATCAGTTCTATACCAGGTTATAGTAGCTATACCATCAGTTCTATACCAGGTTATAGTACCTATACCATCAGTTCTATACCAGATTATAGTACCTATACCGTCAGTTCTACACCAGGTTATAGTACCTATACCATCAGTTCTACACCAGGTTATAGTACCTATACCGTCACATGTTAAAGTTTGAATCCCCGTTTCTGCatacatgctcactctttcagctgagAGGGCAtcataacatgacggtcaatcccactattcgttggtaaaagagtatcccaagagttggcggtgggtggtgatgactagctgcctttcctctagtcttacactgctaaattagggacagctagcacagatagtccttttgtatctttgcgcaaaattcaaaccaaacctgattggtaaaacttttaattttctacCGACTTATCACACCTACACTTTGATATCAGTTTAACGAACCTACACTTCCAGCTGTTCTCATGCAAAACAGAATTACCAACATTGACAAATCCACCTCTGTTTGGTTACTGAAACTGTCACTAATAATTTCGTTACAAATATTTGTCACTTTCAGGTTTCTAATAATACGCGAAGATACCATTTTAGTGTTTGCTTTATAAATTACGTATTGTAAATTATGacacaaataaaagtttttaaaagtaatttacaaaCCCTTCTTTGATAGTTATTTCTACAATTCGACTTCAGTCTATCTTGTAACAAATGTGAAATTTCTTACCTTAAACAACGTCATATCA
This sequence is a window from Tachypleus tridentatus isolate NWPU-2018 chromosome 5, ASM421037v1, whole genome shotgun sequence. Protein-coding genes within it:
- the LOC143250215 gene encoding uncharacterized protein LOC143250215, whose protein sequence is MTLFKVLILVFSIASCQAGFIHQDPIRYEESFKPYDFGYKVSDGFGTTLDRQENSDGSGTVTGYYGYTDPNGVYRHVQYRADAGGFSADVDTNEPGTANQNPADVNIHSEDPPDTIVQQTLAPSLLHPVPSVTGLYGGGYPTIGVSSFAGGSLGSYYTDGHHTVGGSARGFIGGRHVGGGSLGGFVGSRHAVGSSAGGFAVGGRHALGGSAGGIAVGGRHAGAGSAGGFDVGGRHAADGSAGGFAVGSRHAVGSSAGGFVGGRHVLGGSAEGFVGGRQVGGSSVGGFAVGGLHASVGSAGGIAVGGRHAADGSAGGFAVGSRHAVGSSAGGFVGGRHVLGGSAGGFVGGRQVGAGSAGGFAVGGLHASVGSAGGIAVGGRHAVGGSAGGFAVGGRHAAGGSAGGFAVGGGHAVGGSSTKRFAVGGRHAAGGSAGGFAVGGRHAGGGSAGGFAVGGRHAAGGSAGGFVVGGRHAAGGSAGSFVVGGRHAAGVSAGGFAVGGGSTGGFTVGGGSAGGLVGGHLDSDFTLSRPVIPIGGSFGRVFIIGDVDDNLLPSHQGPYITYRSPEHKLAYDFPGTVNVVSSGKTDDHHY